A section of the Alkalihalobacillus sp. LMS39 genome encodes:
- a CDS encoding DUF2624 family protein, giving the protein MNPVIVQMINLKVNSLSKEELLSLSQQHNMPITDSQAEKVLTVLRSETINITNKQQVERMIQRLKTEVDPHVSNVVKQLLAQYGHYLHSI; this is encoded by the coding sequence ATGAACCCTGTTATTGTACAAATGATTAATTTAAAAGTTAATTCTCTTTCAAAAGAAGAGCTATTATCCCTTTCACAACAGCACAATATGCCTATAACAGATAGTCAGGCTGAAAAAGTACTTACTGTGTTACGGTCAGAAACCATCAATATTACGAATAAGCAACAAGTAGAACGAATGATTCAGCGCTTAAAAACTGAAGTCGACCCTCATGTATCCAATGTCGTCAAACAGCTATTAGCCCAGTATGGACATTACTTACATTCAATATAG
- a CDS encoding HAMP domain-containing sensor histidine kinase, translating into MTNSKEKEEAIRPILDGDNKTQDEGLWKEIEIPIVKLNEHNIVEDVNDACYGKFSINESQLPIHQFLKDYPFQEKICNLVYQARQERRSLEQIFEDEHFLLKCKVVHMNRNDVVFIFLYDYSLQKQYEQLQAFHEQMKAVSHVSASVAHELRNPLSVIIGFLQLAKLTDKFSLYYDTILSELNRMNSIIENFLSVSRKKTERETQSPEEIMKSLVEIINPECLLHNVTFTYQFSKTEKKVNVNEANIKQVMLNLLRNSIEAYGDSEEKRFHMESWCTANEYVIQVEDNGIGIPSDVIDQLGEPFFTTKKQGTGVGIPLCKKIIEEHDGTFFIESKVNKGTKITITLPFHS; encoded by the coding sequence ATGACAAATTCTAAAGAGAAAGAAGAAGCGATAAGACCAATTTTGGATGGGGACAATAAAACACAAGATGAAGGGCTTTGGAAAGAAATAGAAATTCCGATTGTGAAATTGAACGAGCATAATATTGTAGAAGACGTGAATGATGCATGTTATGGGAAATTTTCAATTAATGAATCCCAACTACCGATTCATCAATTTTTGAAAGATTATCCTTTCCAAGAAAAGATTTGTAACCTCGTTTACCAGGCAAGGCAAGAAAGGCGTTCACTTGAACAAATTTTTGAGGATGAACATTTTTTATTAAAATGTAAAGTCGTTCATATGAATAGAAACGACGTTGTTTTTATCTTTTTATATGATTATTCGTTGCAAAAGCAATATGAACAGTTACAAGCTTTTCATGAGCAAATGAAAGCTGTTTCTCATGTATCTGCAAGTGTGGCACATGAACTAAGAAATCCATTGTCTGTCATTATTGGTTTTTTGCAATTAGCGAAACTAACAGACAAGTTTTCTTTATATTACGACACAATCTTATCAGAACTTAATAGAATGAATAGTATTATCGAAAACTTTTTATCTGTCTCAAGAAAGAAAACAGAAAGAGAAACTCAGTCACCTGAAGAAATTATGAAGTCATTAGTTGAAATTATCAATCCGGAATGTTTACTTCATAATGTTACGTTTACATATCAGTTTTCCAAAACAGAAAAGAAAGTCAATGTTAACGAAGCTAATATTAAGCAAGTGATGTTAAATTTACTCCGAAATTCAATTGAAGCCTATGGCGACAGTGAGGAAAAAAGGTTTCATATGGAGTCGTGGTGCACGGCGAATGAATATGTCATTCAAGTCGAAGATAATGGAATCGGTATTCCAAGCGATGTCATTGATCAGTTAGGGGAACCTTTCTTCACGACGAAAAAACAAGGTACAGGTGTTGGTATTCCACTTTGTAAAAAAATCATCGAAGAGCATGACGGCACATTTTTTATTGAAAGTAAAGTAAATAAAGGAACGAAAATCACGATTACACTTCCATTTCATTCATAA
- a CDS encoding metal ABC transporter ATP-binding protein translates to MGEVVEVKGLSVYYDRLQAIKDVTFSAEAGKLIGIIGPNGAGKSTLIKAILGLERSRYESVRIFDQPIKKVRKKIAYVPQRSQIDWDFPVLVEDVVMMGRYVHLPWYKKPSKTDKAIVTEALEKVGMEAYRKRQIGELSGGQQQRVFIARALSQQADMFYLDEPFVGIDVTSENIIIQLLRTLRNEGKTVFVVHHDLSKVEQYFDQIMLMNKELISFGAVKETFTPELLSETYKGQIKLFNHNDQMMVVSS, encoded by the coding sequence TTGGGAGAGGTAGTTGAGGTTAAAGGACTGTCTGTCTATTATGATCGTTTACAAGCGATTAAAGATGTTACGTTTAGTGCAGAGGCAGGAAAGCTCATTGGGATAATCGGTCCTAATGGTGCAGGGAAATCGACATTAATTAAAGCGATATTAGGTCTAGAACGCTCAAGATACGAATCTGTGCGAATTTTTGACCAGCCAATAAAAAAAGTTCGAAAAAAGATTGCCTATGTTCCACAGCGCAGTCAAATTGATTGGGATTTTCCTGTTCTTGTTGAAGATGTGGTGATGATGGGAAGATACGTTCATTTGCCATGGTATAAAAAACCGTCGAAAACAGATAAAGCTATTGTTACTGAAGCTTTAGAAAAAGTAGGGATGGAAGCTTATCGAAAGCGTCAAATAGGTGAATTATCAGGCGGGCAGCAGCAACGTGTTTTTATCGCAAGAGCACTATCTCAGCAAGCGGATATGTTTTATTTAGATGAGCCGTTTGTCGGAATTGATGTTACTTCTGAAAACATTATTATTCAATTGCTCCGTACTCTACGAAATGAGGGGAAAACCGTGTTTGTCGTTCACCATGACTTAAGCAAGGTTGAACAATATTTTGACCAAATTATGTTAATGAATAAAGAGCTTATCAGTTTTGGTGCTGTAAAAGAAACTTTTACTCCTGAACTATTAAGTGAAACGTATAAAGGGCAAATAAAGCTCTTTAACCATAACGATCAAATGATGGTGGTGAGTAGCTAA
- a CDS encoding metal ABC transporter permease, producing the protein MQSIVAFIDQVMRYPYLQQALLAAILVGIICGVIGCFIILRGMALMGDAISHAVLPGVVIAYMIGASFFVGAVITGIITALAIGYVSQNSRIKDDSAIGIMFTAAFALGIVLITGLRGTGVDLWHILFGNVLAVSRTDLWITFGIGIFVLIMIFIFYRPLLMSTFDPTVAKGVGIPVRFIHYLLMLLLSLVTVASLKTVGIILVVAMLITPGATAYLLTDRLPTMILLSSLFGTISAVVGIYFSVFYDVASGASIVLVASVMFGLAFFFSPKQGVVTKMVRAKLHQAG; encoded by the coding sequence ATGCAATCCATTGTAGCTTTTATTGACCAAGTGATGCGCTATCCATATTTACAACAAGCATTGTTGGCAGCGATTTTAGTTGGGATTATCTGTGGTGTTATCGGATGTTTTATTATTTTAAGAGGGATGGCTTTAATGGGAGATGCGATTTCTCATGCGGTATTACCGGGTGTCGTCATCGCTTATATGATCGGAGCCAGTTTCTTTGTTGGAGCAGTTATTACAGGGATTATTACGGCGTTAGCTATTGGGTATGTATCACAAAACAGTAGGATTAAAGACGATTCCGCGATCGGGATTATGTTTACCGCTGCCTTTGCGTTAGGTATCGTTTTAATTACAGGTCTCCGCGGAACGGGTGTTGACTTATGGCATATTCTCTTTGGTAATGTGTTAGCTGTTTCTCGTACCGATTTATGGATTACATTTGGTATCGGTATTTTCGTGTTAATTATGATATTTATTTTTTATCGACCATTATTAATGAGCACATTTGATCCCACTGTCGCTAAAGGAGTAGGAATCCCTGTTCGATTTATCCATTACTTATTAATGTTACTGTTATCCTTAGTTACAGTTGCTTCATTAAAGACGGTTGGTATCATTCTAGTCGTTGCAATGTTAATTACACCAGGAGCAACTGCATATTTATTAACAGACCGACTACCAACGATGATTTTGTTATCGTCTTTGTTTGGCACGATTTCAGCCGTTGTAGGGATTTACTTCTCTGTCTTTTATGATGTCGCTTCTGGAGCATCCATTGTTCTTGTTGCCTCTGTCATGTTTGGTTTAGCATTTTTCTTTTCTCCTAAACAAGGAGTGGTTACAAAAATGGTACGCGCAAAATTACATCAAGCCGGTTAA
- a CDS encoding RNA degradosome polyphosphate kinase — protein MESKNYYNELDLNDPNFYNNRELSWLAFNERVLEEAIDERNPLLERLKFLAIFSSNLDEFFMVRVAGLKDQVKAGFNRPENKAGLTPKQQLKRISAQTQQLVRLQDNVYTETLLPMLYNEGVQFLAIDELNKTQMQFIKDRFNHYIFPVLTPMAVDAYRPFPMLLNKSLNLAVVLKENEESREQLAIVQVPSVLNRYIPLPGEGKKQFILLENVISYFIDRLFPGYSVQSASPFRITRNADLTIHEEGARDLLVEIEKEIKKRKWGSAIRLEMQEGLMEPKVLKLLLDVLEIHRNDVYAFKGPLDLTFLFKLYGHLAADLEHLTNETLVPQPPEDLIGEENIFQAILKKDIFLHHPYESFQPVVDFILQAAEDPNVLAIKQTLYRVSGDSPIVGALARAADNGKQVTVLLELKARFDEENNIQWAKKLEKSGVHVIYGITGLKTHSKISLVVRHENDKIQRFVHLGTGNYNDSTAKLYTDMGLLTSDEGFGIDATNFFNHLSGYSEKPKWNHLSTAPFQIRDTFIELIEQEIEYHKANGDGRIIAKMNSLTDKPIILKLYEASQAGVSIDLIIRGTCCLRSGIVGVSENIRVLSIVDRFLEHSRIFYFHHSGQDKIFLSSADWMTRNMEKRIEILFPVFSPRIKARIKQILDITLQDNMKARLQDKFGRYLYVERKPNEQPVQSQLTFYDMAAQFSEED, from the coding sequence ATGGAATCGAAAAATTACTATAACGAACTCGATTTAAATGACCCAAACTTTTATAACAACAGAGAACTAAGTTGGCTTGCTTTTAACGAAAGAGTTCTTGAGGAAGCGATTGATGAACGCAATCCTTTATTAGAGCGGTTAAAATTTTTGGCCATCTTCAGTTCTAATTTAGACGAATTCTTCATGGTTCGTGTTGCTGGTCTTAAGGACCAAGTAAAAGCCGGATTTAACCGCCCAGAAAATAAAGCAGGTCTAACCCCAAAGCAACAATTAAAACGAATTTCAGCTCAAACCCAACAGCTCGTTCGCCTTCAAGACAATGTTTACACAGAAACACTGCTGCCGATGTTATACAATGAAGGCGTGCAATTTTTAGCGATTGATGAATTAAACAAAACACAAATGCAATTTATTAAAGACCGTTTTAATCATTATATTTTTCCTGTTCTTACACCAATGGCCGTTGATGCGTACCGGCCTTTTCCAATGCTACTAAATAAAAGTTTAAATTTAGCCGTTGTGTTAAAAGAAAATGAAGAATCACGAGAACAGTTGGCGATAGTCCAAGTTCCTAGTGTTCTTAATCGATATATTCCCCTGCCTGGCGAGGGGAAAAAGCAATTTATATTACTGGAAAATGTGATTAGCTATTTCATTGATCGATTATTTCCAGGGTACAGTGTTCAATCCGCTTCTCCTTTCCGCATTACAAGAAATGCTGATTTAACGATTCATGAAGAAGGGGCTCGAGATTTATTAGTGGAAATTGAGAAAGAAATTAAGAAACGAAAATGGGGCTCTGCTATTCGGCTTGAAATGCAAGAGGGATTAATGGAGCCAAAAGTGTTAAAACTGCTACTCGACGTACTTGAAATTCACCGAAATGATGTCTATGCCTTTAAAGGTCCCCTAGATTTAACGTTTTTATTTAAATTATACGGACATTTAGCCGCTGATTTAGAGCATTTAACAAATGAAACATTAGTTCCACAGCCTCCTGAAGACTTAATTGGCGAAGAGAATATTTTTCAAGCTATATTAAAAAAGGATATATTTTTACATCACCCTTATGAATCATTTCAACCAGTAGTTGACTTTATCCTTCAAGCAGCAGAAGACCCAAACGTGTTAGCGATAAAGCAAACACTGTACCGAGTGAGCGGTGATTCTCCGATTGTTGGAGCATTAGCAAGAGCTGCAGACAACGGAAAGCAAGTTACCGTATTGTTAGAATTAAAAGCTCGATTTGATGAAGAAAACAATATTCAATGGGCCAAAAAATTAGAAAAATCTGGTGTACATGTCATTTATGGTATTACCGGTTTAAAAACACATAGTAAAATTTCATTAGTTGTCCGGCATGAAAACGATAAGATTCAACGATTTGTCCATCTCGGAACAGGTAACTATAATGATTCAACAGCCAAACTTTATACAGATATGGGTTTATTAACTTCTGATGAAGGGTTTGGCATTGACGCCACGAACTTCTTTAATCATTTAAGTGGCTACAGCGAAAAACCAAAATGGAATCATCTCTCAACCGCTCCATTTCAAATCCGTGACACGTTTATTGAACTTATTGAGCAAGAAATTGAATATCATAAAGCAAACGGAGACGGACGAATTATTGCAAAAATGAACTCTTTAACAGATAAACCGATTATTTTAAAGTTGTATGAAGCATCACAAGCGGGGGTTTCTATCGATTTAATTATTCGCGGAACATGTTGTTTACGCTCTGGGATTGTAGGTGTTAGCGAGAATATCCGTGTTCTCAGCATAGTCGATCGGTTTTTAGAACACAGTCGAATCTTTTACTTTCATCATAGTGGTCAAGACAAAATCTTTTTGTCTTCTGCAGACTGGATGACAAGAAATATGGAAAAACGCATTGAAATTCTTTTCCCTGTGTTTAGTCCTAGAATCAAAGCGCGAATCAAACAAATATTAGACATTACATTACAAGATAATATGAAAGCACGTCTTCAAGACAAATTTGGTCGTTATCTTTATGTCGAGCGAAAACCAAATGAGCAACCAGTCCAAAGTCAACTTACCTTTTATGATATGGCAGCTCAATTTAGTGAAGAAGATTAA
- a CDS encoding Ppx/GppA phosphatase family protein — protein sequence MKEKKVAIIDMGSNSIRLVINKIDKDGRYTQLHNFKVVARLSSHMTQKGHISKEGISIIISSLLQFKNIITYHKVDQVNGVATAAVRRAENQEEILTTIKKETGFSFRVLSEYEEAYYGYLAVVNSTNIEDGITIDIGGGSTEITIFKNRKMIHYTSFPFGAITLKQQFMNDSEPLQENLDALTSFLTEQYESLNWIVQSQLPVIGIGGTARNLSLVHQRQVDYPLAGLHQYELTKEDVESTQTLFTSVNIEERQNIDGLSKDRTDIIIPAVQAILTLLDVTDSKTFTMSNKGLRDGLFYEEILTQLGLEHFPNVAEESFYQITHMYEINLDHVKQVWKLAKSLYRQLIPYVNETSSEQENDLSLLKYSARMLYMGEFISNEASSQHTFYLITNMSIDGLTHQERLAIALISSFKSKSYLQKFADPFESFLTKQQLKQYEFLGAILKLAYALNRTRRNVVTNISVMKETEDHFMMYFHCNDEYPFEEQLANKYKKHIERLVNAKISLHFLS from the coding sequence ATGAAAGAAAAAAAAGTAGCCATCATAGACATGGGTTCAAACTCTATACGTTTAGTCATAAATAAAATTGATAAAGATGGACGCTATACTCAATTACATAATTTTAAAGTGGTTGCTCGTTTGAGTAGCCATATGACACAAAAAGGGCATATTTCAAAAGAAGGAATTTCTATTATTATTTCATCTTTACTTCAATTTAAAAATATCATTACATACCATAAAGTTGACCAAGTTAACGGTGTCGCTACTGCAGCAGTCCGTCGCGCGGAAAACCAAGAGGAAATCCTTACAACGATAAAAAAAGAAACCGGCTTCTCCTTTCGTGTGCTATCAGAATATGAAGAAGCTTATTATGGCTATTTAGCCGTCGTGAATTCAACAAATATAGAAGATGGAATTACCATTGATATTGGTGGTGGAAGTACCGAAATCACTATATTTAAAAATCGAAAAATGATACATTATACTAGTTTTCCATTTGGTGCAATTACACTAAAGCAACAATTTATGAATGACTCAGAGCCATTACAAGAAAATCTTGATGCACTTACATCCTTTCTAACGGAGCAATATGAATCACTTAATTGGATTGTACAAAGTCAACTACCTGTTATCGGTATCGGTGGGACAGCCCGAAACCTGTCGCTCGTTCACCAAAGACAAGTCGACTATCCATTAGCTGGTTTACATCAGTATGAACTAACAAAAGAAGATGTTGAATCGACACAAACTTTATTTACAAGTGTAAACATTGAAGAACGTCAAAACATTGATGGCCTTTCAAAAGACCGCACAGATATTATTATTCCAGCTGTACAAGCCATATTAACATTACTTGATGTGACTGATTCAAAAACATTTACAATGAGTAATAAAGGGCTACGTGATGGTCTTTTTTATGAAGAAATATTAACACAACTAGGATTAGAGCATTTTCCAAATGTTGCTGAAGAAAGCTTTTATCAAATTACACACATGTATGAAATCAATTTAGATCATGTTAAGCAAGTATGGAAGTTAGCAAAATCTCTTTATCGTCAACTTATTCCCTATGTTAACGAGACTTCTTCAGAACAAGAAAATGATTTATCACTGTTAAAATATAGTGCGAGAATGTTATATATGGGTGAATTCATAAGCAATGAAGCAAGCAGTCAGCATACTTTTTATCTCATTACAAATATGTCCATCGATGGTCTCACCCATCAAGAACGATTGGCCATTGCTTTAATCTCATCGTTTAAATCCAAGTCGTATTTACAAAAATTTGCGGACCCATTTGAATCATTTTTAACTAAGCAACAATTAAAACAATATGAATTTTTAGGAGCGATTTTAAAACTAGCGTATGCCTTAAACCGCACAAGACGAAATGTCGTTACTAATATTTCTGTAATGAAAGAAACAGAAGATCATTTTATGATGTATTTTCATTGTAATGACGAATATCCATTTGAAGAACAACTAGCAAATAAATATAAAAAACACATTGAAAGGCTCGTTAACGCAAAAATTTCGTTACATTTTCTTTCTTAA
- a CDS encoding metal ABC transporter ATP-binding protein, with protein MKELAIDIEHVSFRYGARNVLEDITLKVEKGAFLGLVGPNGSGKSTLLKCMLGLLTPQEGEIRLFGDNISKFKQRDKIGFVSQKANSFNSGFPATVFEVVSMGLFAKVGLFRFLTKKHKEKVREAIHNVGMEKFIHQNIGELSGGQQQRVFIARALVSEPELLILDEPTVGVDTSSVRNFYYMLSNLNKNQGITLLLVTHDIGAMTEFVTDVACLNKHLHFHGNAQEFENNHDLSSFYGHDVQLLTHHHDH; from the coding sequence ATGAAAGAGTTGGCGATTGATATCGAACATGTTTCATTCCGATATGGAGCACGTAATGTACTAGAGGATATAACGTTAAAGGTTGAAAAAGGGGCATTCCTAGGACTTGTTGGTCCAAATGGCTCTGGAAAGTCAACATTGTTAAAATGTATGTTGGGACTTTTAACTCCACAGGAAGGTGAAATCCGCCTGTTTGGAGATAATATATCGAAATTTAAGCAAAGGGACAAAATTGGATTTGTTTCACAAAAGGCAAATAGCTTTAATAGTGGCTTTCCAGCAACTGTTTTTGAAGTTGTTTCAATGGGATTATTTGCAAAGGTCGGCCTGTTTCGCTTTTTAACAAAAAAACATAAAGAAAAAGTGAGGGAAGCGATTCATAATGTCGGGATGGAGAAGTTTATTCATCAAAACATAGGAGAGCTATCTGGTGGACAACAACAACGAGTGTTTATAGCTAGAGCACTAGTCAGTGAACCAGAGTTACTCATTTTGGATGAACCGACCGTTGGTGTCGATACAAGCTCAGTTCGCAATTTTTATTATATGTTAAGTAATTTAAATAAAAATCAAGGTATTACATTACTGTTAGTCACTCATGATATTGGAGCAATGACTGAATTTGTTACGGATGTCGCCTGTTTAAATAAGCATTTACATTTTCATGGGAATGCCCAAGAGTTTGAAAATAACCACGATTTATCTTCGTTTTATGGTCATGATGTTCAATTGCTGACACATCATCACGACCATTAG
- a CDS encoding metal ABC transporter permease: protein MLEVFWTYPFLQNAFFTGILVGFIAPILGVFLVVRRLSLIADALSHITLTGIALSLLLGKYHSFFQLINPLYMGMVFSVFGSLLIEKLRSVYKHYQELAIPIVLSSGIGLGVVFISLADGFNNDLFNYLFGSVIAVSRSDLWTILIITIVVFFIIVFLYKELFYLSFDEEQATVSGIQKKWLHFIFIVMVALVIAASMRVVGILLVSALMTLPVAASMRLARGFKQMFFYAVLFGEIAVIGGLVLAYHLDLAPGGTIVLLSVFILLFVILLKKLQMAIAGRKKVVAKEERSF, encoded by the coding sequence ATGCTTGAAGTTTTTTGGACGTATCCATTTTTGCAAAATGCGTTTTTTACTGGAATATTAGTTGGGTTTATCGCACCTATCCTTGGTGTTTTTTTAGTCGTGAGACGTTTGTCTTTAATTGCTGATGCACTCTCGCACATTACACTAACAGGAATCGCATTAAGCTTATTATTAGGAAAATATCATTCCTTTTTTCAATTAATCAATCCGCTTTATATGGGAATGGTTTTTTCTGTTTTTGGCTCGTTATTAATCGAAAAATTACGTTCTGTTTATAAACATTACCAAGAGCTTGCGATTCCCATTGTATTATCAAGCGGGATCGGGCTTGGTGTTGTGTTTATATCATTAGCGGATGGATTTAATAATGATTTGTTTAATTATTTATTTGGTAGTGTAATTGCAGTAAGTCGCTCTGATTTATGGACAATCTTAATTATTACCATTGTTGTTTTTTTCATTATTGTTTTCTTATATAAGGAATTGTTTTATTTGTCATTTGATGAGGAACAAGCAACCGTGTCTGGTATTCAAAAGAAATGGCTACATTTTATTTTTATCGTTATGGTTGCCCTTGTTATTGCAGCTTCAATGCGAGTTGTTGGGATTTTACTCGTTTCAGCTCTCATGACATTACCAGTTGCTGCTAGTATGCGGTTAGCAAGAGGGTTTAAGCAAATGTTTTTTTATGCGGTACTGTTTGGAGAGATTGCTGTAATTGGTGGGTTAGTTTTAGCGTATCATCTTGACTTAGCTCCTGGTGGAACGATAGTGCTATTATCTGTTTTTATCTTACTTTTTGTAATCTTACTCAAGAAACTGCAAATGGCCATCGCCGGTCGCAAAAAAGTCGTGGCGAAAGAAGAAAGGTCATTTTAG
- a CDS encoding metal ABC transporter permease, with protein MPEWLLQLTFIERGVVAAILIGVVCPLLGAFLLVRRVSIISESLSHITLTGITAGLVLMQTMTFFTVDPLYVGFLFAFIGSLLIEKLRQEFPHFQELAVPIILSTGIGLSAIFMSMSTGGYNEWFSYLFGSIVSVTAEDIVFMLVTTLIVLVIIGLFYKEFVVISFDQEFSEVSGIQSKRLNIIFSLLVALVIALSMKVVGILLVGAMIVLPAAMAIRIAKSFKQMIVYSILFGQLTMACGLFFSYHLNIATGGGIVLFATIFLALVIIGTTMYEKR; from the coding sequence ATGCCTGAATGGCTTTTACAGTTAACGTTTATTGAGAGGGGTGTTGTTGCTGCCATATTAATTGGTGTAGTATGTCCGCTACTTGGTGCATTTTTGCTTGTGCGGCGTGTTTCGATTATCTCTGAATCACTCTCTCATATTACGTTAACTGGAATTACAGCTGGATTAGTTCTCATGCAAACGATGACCTTTTTTACAGTTGATCCGCTTTATGTTGGGTTTCTTTTCGCTTTTATCGGGTCGTTACTAATTGAAAAGTTGCGTCAAGAGTTTCCGCATTTTCAAGAATTAGCAGTTCCCATTATTTTATCAACGGGAATCGGTTTAAGTGCGATTTTTATGAGCATGTCAACAGGTGGGTATAATGAATGGTTTAGCTATTTATTTGGCAGTATTGTCAGTGTTACAGCAGAAGACATTGTCTTTATGCTTGTTACGACACTAATTGTTCTTGTTATCATCGGATTGTTCTATAAAGAGTTTGTCGTCATTTCCTTTGATCAAGAGTTCTCAGAAGTGTCGGGCATCCAAAGCAAAAGATTAAATATTATTTTTTCCTTATTAGTGGCATTAGTTATCGCCCTTTCGATGAAGGTTGTTGGAATTTTATTAGTCGGAGCGATGATTGTGTTACCAGCGGCTATGGCTATCCGAATCGCCAAAAGCTTTAAACAAATGATTGTCTATTCCATTTTGTTTGGTCAACTAACTATGGCATGTGGATTGTTTTTTTCATATCATTTAAATATTGCAACTGGCGGTGGAATTGTTTTATTTGCGACAATCTTTTTAGCTCTTGTTATAATAGGTACAACGATGTATGAGAAGCGATAA
- a CDS encoding Fur family transcriptional regulator, producing the protein MNVTDALNILKEKGYKHTGKREDMIKLFADEKRYLSAKDVLEKMNYDYPGLSFDTIYRNLSLFVDLSILEMTELEGEKRFRFSCTTTHHHHHLICMDCGKTVAVKDCPMDALKINTKDFEVIGHKFEIYGYCIDCKNQNAERSSI; encoded by the coding sequence ATGAATGTCACCGATGCGTTAAATATTTTAAAGGAAAAAGGCTACAAACATACAGGGAAGCGCGAAGATATGATTAAATTATTTGCAGATGAAAAACGATATTTATCTGCAAAAGATGTGTTAGAAAAAATGAACTATGATTACCCTGGATTAAGCTTTGATACAATTTACCGGAACTTATCTTTGTTTGTGGATTTATCGATTTTAGAAATGACAGAGCTTGAAGGAGAAAAACGGTTTCGTTTTAGTTGTACGACTACCCATCACCATCATCATTTAATTTGTATGGATTGTGGGAAAACTGTAGCGGTAAAAGACTGTCCGATGGATGCTCTTAAAATTAACACAAAAGATTTTGAAGTGATTGGCCATAAATTTGAGATTTATGGATATTGTATCGATTGTAAAAATCAGAACGCCGAGAGATCATCGATATAG
- a CDS encoding DUF4190 domain-containing protein, translating into MTQYDKDRRSLELEGGERDYNRFENNEEETAAEIAPFNTVGTAPYRGVDADDAVTETDDAAAGKGVGTFAVVLSILSLFFLPIILGAAGIIVGFVSRRNGATALGNWAIGIGAVSIILTVFFSPFF; encoded by the coding sequence TTGACACAATATGATAAAGACAGACGATCACTTGAGCTTGAAGGCGGCGAGCGAGATTACAACCGATTCGAAAACAATGAAGAAGAAACAGCTGCTGAAATCGCGCCGTTTAATACTGTAGGCACAGCGCCATACCGCGGTGTTGATGCTGATGATGCAGTAACTGAAACAGATGATGCAGCGGCAGGTAAAGGGGTAGGAACATTTGCTGTTGTTTTATCTATCCTTTCTTTATTTTTCTTGCCAATAATATTAGGGGCAGCTGGCATTATTGTCGGGTTTGTATCCCGTAGAAATGGTGCTACTGCTCTTGGAAACTGGGCAATCGGTATTGGTGCAGTTTCCATTATCTTAACGGTGTTTTTCTCACCTTTCTTTTAA